The nucleotide sequence TCAAACGGTTTTCCCGGTGTGACACGACAATCACCGGGTTCCGGCCACGTGCCGTCGCCCAGCTACGCGCAGGTCGAGGACGTGGGGATGAAAGTGAGGACGAAGGGGGAGGAATTCACCGCTTCGTGGTGTCACCGTCGACGAGGGTGTCCAGCAGGACGCCGAGCACCTGCCGCTCCTTCTCGGTCAGCGGAGCGAGGATCTCCTCGGCGGCGGAGCGGCGCACTCCGCGAAGTTCGCCCAGGGTGGCGCGGCCCTCGGCGGTCAGCTCGATCCGGGTGACCCGCCGGTTGGACGGGTCCGGCACCCGTCGGACCTTGCCGTGCGCCTCGAGGCCGTCGACCAGGGTCGTCACCGCGCGCGGCACCACTTCGAGGCGCTCGGCGAGATCGGCCATGCGGGGAGGTGAGTCGTAGTGCGCGAGGGTGCGCAGCAGGCGGGACTGAGCGGGGGTGACGCCCAGATCGCG is from Streptomyces seoulensis and encodes:
- a CDS encoding MarR family winged helix-turn-helix transcriptional regulator; amino-acid sequence: MTTPDPEGVLAEQLLRLTRRVHRIQKRHLEWRDLGVTPAQSRLLRTLAHYDSPPRMADLAERLEVVPRAVTTLVDGLEAHGKVRRVPDPSNRRVTRIELTAEGRATLGELRGVRRSAAEEILAPLTEKERQVLGVLLDTLVDGDTTKR